A region from the Pseudomonas sp. P8_229 genome encodes:
- a CDS encoding ATP-binding protein, translating into MDSRLNAFLERAESVLARIEPLLPAPRPVIDWNTCLAARWQRDGRSGFLLPLDVSLDMRLSDLIGVDRQLEQLGRNTQQFLDGMPANHALLWGSRGTGKSSLVRALLAEHAKVGLRLIEIERDHLADLPRVVEQIAKLPQRFVLFCDDLSFESGEGDYRVLKSVLDGSLEQAPENVLLYATSNRRHLVPEKESDNENWKRVDGELHPSEAVEDKIALSDRFGLWLSFYPFTQEHFLNVVEHWIGQLAAKAGLSWQRDEALDILAVRWATGRGNRNGRCAYQFARYWVGLKLLEHKA; encoded by the coding sequence GTGGATTCCCGATTGAATGCTTTTCTTGAACGCGCCGAGTCGGTTCTGGCGCGGATCGAACCGCTGTTGCCGGCCCCGCGTCCCGTTATTGACTGGAACACCTGCCTGGCGGCGCGCTGGCAGCGCGATGGGCGCAGCGGGTTTCTGCTGCCGCTGGACGTCAGCCTCGACATGCGCCTGTCCGACCTGATCGGTGTCGACCGGCAACTGGAACAACTGGGGCGCAACACCCAACAGTTCCTCGACGGCATGCCGGCCAACCACGCGCTGCTCTGGGGTTCGCGCGGTACCGGTAAATCCTCGCTGGTGCGGGCGTTGCTGGCCGAGCACGCCAAGGTCGGTCTGCGTCTGATCGAGATCGAGCGCGACCACCTGGCAGACCTGCCGCGAGTAGTGGAGCAGATCGCCAAACTGCCACAGCGCTTCGTGCTGTTCTGCGATGACCTGTCGTTCGAGTCCGGCGAAGGCGATTACCGCGTGCTGAAGAGCGTGCTCGACGGCTCGCTCGAACAGGCCCCGGAAAACGTCTTGCTGTACGCCACGTCCAACCGTCGCCATCTGGTGCCGGAGAAGGAAAGCGACAACGAAAACTGGAAACGCGTCGACGGTGAACTGCACCCCAGCGAAGCGGTGGAAGACAAGATCGCGCTGTCGGATCGTTTTGGCCTGTGGCTGTCGTTCTATCCGTTTACCCAGGAACACTTTCTCAACGTCGTCGAACACTGGATCGGCCAGTTGGCGGCCAAGGCCGGCTTGAGCTGGCAGCGTGACGAAGCGCTGGATATCCTCGCCGTGCGCTGGGCAACCGGGCGCGGCAATCGCAACGGACGTTGCGCGTACCAATTCGCCCGTTACTGGGTGGGACTGAAATTGCTGGAGCACAAGGCATGA
- a CDS encoding response regulator, translating into MDIKFTHRLSYKQARFTVLVGFILGTLLSLLQIGIDYASEDASINREILSLLEISHNPASRIAYNIDAELAQELTLGLLRSPAIISAQLTDNNGNVLANVKRPELQSGYRVISDFLFGAKREFEDRLYLDHLPNESLGILSLEVDTYAFGSRFLRRAEITLLNGFARSLILTGILLALFYVMLTKPLVRLIRELSGRDARSAEPTMLECPAGHANDEIGELVRVANQQFDNIATEIQQRRNAENRLTDYLGQLEHIVSARTAELKAINARLSQSNQELEVARSTALDMAEARSAFLANMSHEIRTPLNGLLGMIALSLDGPLNAEQQQQLSIAHDSGKVLVELLNDILDLSKFDAGQLELEHIPFDLGSLIEDTANLLSQNAAPSVELTCLIDPHFPALVLGDPTRVRQIVSNLLSNALKFTRFGRVDVRLSAHKDGVRIEVCDTGIGIAQEAQVKIFQPFTQAGAGITRQYGGTGLGLALTYNLCEAMQGRLTISSEAGFGSQFCAELPLPCHTRAIAPPPLHGKVLAITAASSGLAELLKTLLPVWGVTYEQRSMDDPLLGLSPDLVITDCPECLFSLRPTLSAPILVVTAYGSFMPGEEAAALAPLQQQARPLARNALYQTLRRILLADLTTINDARLESLPVQRRGKVLLVEDNPVNQLVAKGMLGKLGCDVVVAAHGAEALDQLEHDEFDLVLMDCNMPVMDGYEASRQIRQSGRWPHLPIVALTANAMSEERERCRAAGMSDYLAKPFRREELAALLDQWIPTTTAL; encoded by the coding sequence ATGGATATCAAATTCACCCACCGGCTGTCTTACAAGCAAGCCAGATTCACTGTGCTGGTCGGGTTCATTCTGGGCACGCTGCTCAGCCTGCTGCAAATCGGCATCGATTATGCCAGCGAAGACGCCTCCATCAACCGTGAAATCCTGTCTTTGCTGGAAATCAGCCACAATCCGGCGTCGCGGATCGCCTACAACATCGACGCGGAACTGGCTCAGGAACTGACCCTGGGCCTGTTGCGTTCGCCGGCGATCATCTCGGCGCAACTGACCGACAACAATGGCAACGTTCTGGCCAACGTCAAACGCCCGGAGCTGCAGAGCGGCTATCGGGTGATCAGCGACTTCCTGTTCGGCGCCAAGCGCGAGTTCGAAGACCGCCTGTACCTCGACCACCTGCCCAACGAATCGCTGGGCATTCTGAGCCTTGAAGTCGACACTTACGCGTTCGGCAGCCGGTTCCTGCGTCGAGCAGAGATCACCCTGCTCAACGGGTTTGCCCGCAGCCTGATCCTTACCGGGATCCTGCTGGCATTGTTCTACGTGATGCTGACCAAACCACTGGTGCGGCTGATCCGCGAACTCAGCGGCCGCGACGCACGCAGTGCAGAGCCGACGATGCTGGAATGTCCGGCCGGACACGCCAACGACGAAATCGGCGAACTGGTCCGGGTTGCCAACCAGCAGTTCGACAACATTGCCACGGAAATCCAGCAACGGCGCAACGCCGAAAACCGCCTGACCGACTACCTGGGGCAACTGGAGCACATCGTCTCCGCGCGCACCGCCGAGCTCAAGGCGATCAACGCCCGGCTCAGCCAGTCCAACCAGGAGCTGGAAGTGGCCCGCAGCACCGCCCTGGACATGGCTGAAGCGCGTTCGGCGTTCCTCGCCAACATGAGCCACGAGATCCGCACCCCGCTCAACGGCTTGCTGGGCATGATCGCCCTCTCCCTCGACGGGCCACTGAATGCCGAGCAGCAACAACAGCTGTCGATTGCCCATGACTCGGGCAAGGTCCTGGTGGAATTGCTCAACGATATTCTCGACTTGTCCAAGTTCGATGCCGGGCAGCTGGAGCTCGAACACATCCCGTTCGACCTCGGCTCGCTGATTGAGGACACCGCCAACCTGTTGTCGCAGAACGCAGCGCCCAGCGTCGAGCTGACATGCCTGATCGACCCGCACTTCCCGGCATTGGTGCTGGGGGATCCGACCCGGGTGCGGCAGATCGTCAGCAATCTTTTGTCCAACGCCCTGAAGTTCACCCGGTTCGGCCGGGTCGATGTGCGTCTGTCCGCCCACAAGGACGGGGTGCGTATCGAAGTCTGCGACACCGGCATCGGGATCGCCCAGGAAGCCCAGGTGAAAATCTTCCAGCCGTTCACCCAGGCCGGTGCCGGCATTACCCGTCAGTACGGCGGCACCGGCCTCGGCCTGGCGCTGACCTACAACCTGTGCGAAGCCATGCAGGGCCGGCTGACCATCAGTTCCGAAGCCGGTTTCGGCAGTCAGTTCTGTGCCGAACTGCCGCTGCCGTGTCACACCCGCGCGATCGCACCGCCACCGCTGCACGGCAAGGTCCTGGCGATTACCGCCGCCAGCAGCGGGCTGGCGGAGTTGCTCAAGACCTTACTGCCAGTGTGGGGCGTGACCTATGAACAGCGTTCGATGGACGACCCGTTGCTGGGCCTGTCCCCTGACCTGGTGATCACCGATTGCCCGGAATGCCTGTTCAGTCTGCGCCCGACCCTCAGCGCACCGATCCTGGTGGTGACCGCTTATGGCAGCTTCATGCCCGGTGAAGAAGCCGCCGCGCTGGCCCCGCTGCAACAACAGGCCCGGCCGCTGGCGCGCAACGCGCTGTATCAGACCCTGCGGCGCATCCTGCTGGCCGACCTCACCACGATCAACGACGCACGCCTCGAGAGCCTGCCGGTTCAGCGACGCGGCAAGGTGTTGCTGGTGGAGGACAATCCGGTCAACCAACTGGTGGCCAAAGGCATGCTCGGCAAGCTGGGCTGCGACGTGGTGGTCGCCGCCCACGGCGCCGAAGCGCTTGATCAACTGGAGCACGATGAGTTCGATCTGGTGCTGATGGACTGCAACATGCCGGTGATGGACGGTTACGAAGCGAGCCGGCAGATCCGCCAGAGCGGGCGCTGGCCACATCTGCCGATCGTGGCGCTGACCGCCAACGCCATGTCCGAGGAGCGTGAGCGCTGCCGTGCCGCCGGCATGAGCGATTACCTGGCCAAGCCGTTCCGCCGCGAAGAGCTGGCGGCCCTGCTCGACCAGTGGATCCCGACTACGACAGCGCTTTGA
- a CDS encoding MarR family winged helix-turn-helix transcriptional regulator has product MNSLPVDSLKLDSQLCFKLYAASRAVIRAYKPMLDQLGLTYPQYLAMLVLWEWQDSAPEQPTVKALGERLVLDSGTLTPLLKRLEQLQLVQRRRSARDEREVHLSLTAQGQALREQVGPLKARLLCDSGVDLDRLNDLRNGLDHLLGQIKALS; this is encoded by the coding sequence ATGAACAGCCTGCCCGTCGATTCGCTGAAGCTCGACAGCCAGTTGTGTTTCAAGTTGTACGCCGCGTCCCGGGCGGTGATTCGTGCCTACAAGCCGATGCTCGATCAGCTCGGCCTGACCTACCCGCAGTACCTGGCGATGCTGGTGCTGTGGGAATGGCAGGACAGTGCGCCGGAGCAACCGACGGTCAAGGCGCTGGGCGAGCGCTTGGTGCTGGATTCCGGCACCCTGACGCCATTGCTCAAGCGCCTCGAGCAACTGCAGTTGGTGCAGCGCCGGCGTTCGGCGCGCGACGAACGTGAAGTCCACCTGAGCCTGACAGCGCAAGGGCAGGCGCTGCGCGAGCAGGTCGGGCCGCTCAAGGCCCGATTGTTGTGCGACAGCGGGGTAGACCTCGATCGGCTCAACGATTTGCGCAACGGTCTCGATCACCTGCTGGGGCAGATCAAAGCGCTGTCGTAG
- a CDS encoding glutathione peroxidase, with protein MSDNLLNIPVTNIKGEQKTLAEYAGKAVLVVNTASKCGFTPQYKGLEELWQTYKDQGLVVLGFPCNQFGKQEPGNEGAISEFCELNYGVSFPLFKKIDVNGADAHPLFVQLKKRAPGLLGSQGIKWNFTKFLIGKDGQLVKRFAPATKPQDLTSEIEALLK; from the coding sequence ATGAGCGACAACCTGCTGAATATCCCTGTCACGAACATCAAGGGTGAGCAAAAGACCCTTGCCGAATACGCCGGCAAGGCGGTGCTGGTGGTCAATACCGCCAGCAAATGCGGTTTCACCCCGCAATACAAAGGTCTGGAAGAACTGTGGCAGACCTACAAGGATCAGGGCCTGGTGGTGCTGGGCTTCCCGTGCAATCAGTTCGGCAAGCAGGAGCCGGGCAACGAGGGCGCAATCAGCGAGTTCTGTGAGCTGAACTACGGCGTGAGTTTCCCGTTGTTCAAGAAGATCGACGTCAACGGTGCCGACGCGCATCCGCTGTTCGTGCAGTTGAAAAAGCGCGCCCCGGGTCTGCTTGGCTCCCAAGGCATCAAGTGGAACTTCACCAAGTTCCTGATCGGCAAGGATGGTCAACTGGTCAAGCGTTTCGCTCCGGCCACCAAGCCGCAGGACCTGACCAGCGAGATCGAAGCATTGCTCAAATGA
- the msrB gene encoding peptide-methionine (R)-S-oxide reductase MsrB produces MEKLEKTLEEWRAMLDPEQYNVCRLSATERPFSGKYNATKTDGVYHCVCCNEALFDSGTKFDSGCGWPSFYAPIGESAMTEIRDTTHGMIRTEVKCARCDAHLGHVFPDGPPPTGLRYCINSVCLNLEPRE; encoded by the coding sequence ATGGAAAAGTTGGAAAAAACCCTGGAAGAATGGCGTGCGATGCTCGACCCCGAGCAGTACAACGTTTGCCGACTCAGTGCCACCGAGCGCCCGTTCTCCGGTAAATACAACGCCACCAAAACCGATGGCGTCTATCACTGCGTCTGCTGCAATGAAGCGCTGTTCGACTCCGGGACCAAATTCGATTCCGGCTGCGGCTGGCCGAGCTTCTACGCGCCGATTGGCGAAAGCGCCATGACCGAGATCCGTGATACCACCCACGGCATGATTCGCACCGAGGTCAAGTGTGCCCGCTGCGATGCGCATCTGGGCCACGTGTTCCCTGACGGTCCGCCACCGACCGGCCTGCGTTATTGCATCAACTCGGTGTGCCTGAATCTCGAGCCACGCGAGTAA
- a CDS encoding pyridoxal phosphate-dependent aminotransferase gives MQFSKSNKLANVCYDIRGPVLKHAKRLEEEGQRILKLNIGNPAPFGFEAPDEILQDVIRNLPTAQGYSDSKGLFSARKAVMQYYQQKNVEGVGIEDIYLGNGVSELIVMSLQALLNNGDEVLVPAPDYPLWTAAVSLAGGNAVHYLCDEGAGWFPDLADIKAKITPNTKAMVIINPNNPTGAVYSKEVLLGMLEIARAHNLVVFSDEIYDKILYDDAVHICTASLAPDLLCLTFNGLSKSYRVAGFRSGWIAISGPKHNAQSYIEGIDMLANMRLCANVPSQHAIQTALGGYQSINDLVLPQGRLLEQRNRTWELLNDIPGVSCVKPMGALYAFPKIDPKVCPIHNDEKFVLDLLLSEKLLVVQGTAFNWPWPDHFRVVTLPRVDDLEMAIGRIGNFLKSYRQ, from the coding sequence ATGCAGTTCAGCAAATCGAACAAGCTCGCCAACGTCTGCTACGACATTCGCGGCCCGGTGCTCAAGCACGCCAAACGTCTGGAGGAGGAAGGCCAGCGCATCCTCAAGCTGAACATCGGCAACCCGGCACCGTTTGGTTTCGAGGCGCCGGACGAAATTCTCCAGGACGTGATCCGCAACCTGCCGACCGCCCAGGGCTACAGCGACTCCAAAGGTCTGTTCAGCGCCCGTAAAGCGGTGATGCAGTACTACCAGCAAAAAAATGTCGAAGGTGTCGGCATCGAAGACATCTACCTGGGCAACGGCGTGTCCGAACTGATCGTGATGTCGCTGCAGGCGCTGCTCAACAACGGTGACGAAGTGCTGGTGCCAGCGCCGGACTACCCGCTGTGGACCGCCGCCGTGAGCCTGGCCGGCGGTAACGCCGTGCATTATCTGTGCGACGAAGGTGCCGGCTGGTTCCCCGATCTGGCCGACATCAAGGCCAAGATCACCCCGAACACCAAAGCCATGGTGATCATCAATCCGAACAACCCGACCGGCGCGGTGTATTCGAAGGAAGTGCTGCTGGGCATGCTGGAAATCGCCCGCGCGCACAACCTGGTGGTGTTCTCCGACGAGATCTACGACAAGATCCTCTACGACGACGCCGTGCACATCTGCACCGCTTCGCTGGCCCCGGACCTGCTGTGCCTGACCTTCAACGGTCTGTCCAAATCCTACCGCGTGGCCGGTTTCCGTTCGGGCTGGATCGCTATCTCCGGGCCGAAACACAATGCCCAGAGCTACATCGAAGGCATCGACATGCTGGCCAACATGCGCCTGTGTGCCAACGTGCCGAGTCAGCACGCGATCCAGACCGCCCTGGGCGGTTATCAGAGCATCAATGATCTGGTGCTGCCGCAGGGTCGCCTGCTGGAACAGCGCAACCGCACCTGGGAGTTGCTCAACGACATTCCGGGCGTGAGCTGCGTCAAGCCGATGGGCGCGCTGTACGCGTTCCCGAAGATCGACCCGAAGGTCTGCCCAATCCACAACGACGAGAAGTTCGTGCTTGACCTGCTGCTCTCCGAGAAGCTGCTGGTGGTGCAAGGCACAGCGTTCAACTGGCCGTGGCCGGATCACTTCCGGGTGGTCACCCTGCCGCGTGTCGACGACCTGGAGATGGCCATCGGACGCATCGGCAACTTCCTCAAATCCTACCGCCAGTAA